A genomic segment from Rutidosis leptorrhynchoides isolate AG116_Rl617_1_P2 unplaced genomic scaffold, CSIRO_AGI_Rlap_v1 contig484, whole genome shotgun sequence encodes:
- the LOC139883973 gene encoding transcriptional corepressor LEUNIG-like, with amino-acid sequence MSQTNWEADKMLDVYIHDYLVKRDFKASAQAFQQEGKVSSEPVAIDAPGGFLFEWWSVFWDIFIARTNEKHSEVAASYIETQLMKAREQQQQQQPSSQQPQHQQPQSQQQQPQQQHSVQMQQLLLQRHAQQQQQQQQQQQQQQQQQQQPPPQPQQQQQQQQPQQRRDGGAHLLNGNANGLVANNNDPLMRQQNPGTANALAAKMYEERLKLPVQRDSLDDASMKQRFGENMNPLMDPNHASILRSAAASGQSSGQGLHGTAGAMSPQVQGRNQQLPGSAPDIKSEINPVLHPRAGGPEGSLMGIPGSNQGSNNLTLKGWPLTGLDQLRSGLLQQQKPYIQAPQPFHQLQMLPQHQQQLMLAQHSLTSPSTSDESRRLRMLLNSRNMALGKDNSIGDVVSTIGSPLQGGNPMMQRDTDVLIKLKMAQLQQQQQQQNNPQQQHLQQHTLSNPQSQSSNHNVLQQDKMGGVGSVTMDGSMSNSFRGNEQVLKNQTGRKRKQPVSSSGPANSTGTANTAGPSPSSAPSTPSTHTPGDVISMPANMPHTGTSSSKPLMMFGSDGPVTLTSPSNQLADMDHLDGSLEDNVESFLSHDDTDARDAMGRSMDVSKGFTFTEVTAVRASASKVICCHFSSDGKLLATGGHDKKAVLWHADSLKPKTSLEEHTALITDVRFSASMPRLATCSFDKTVRVWDADNPGYSLRTFTGHSSNVMSLDFHPNKDDLISSCDADGEIRFWSINNGSCSRVFKGGMAQMRFQPRLGRYLAAAAENLVSILDVETQAVRHSLQGHTKPIHSVCWDPTGEYLASVSEDSVRVWTVGTGSEGDCVHELSCNGNKFHSCVFHPSYPSLLVIGCYQSLELWNMTENKTMTLPAHEGLIAALAVSNLTGLVASASHDKFVKLWK; translated from the exons ATGTCTCAAACCAACTGGGAAGCTGATAAAAT GCTAGATGTGTATATCCATGATTATTTAGTGAAGAGAGATTTCAAGGCTTCTGCTCAGGCTTTTCAACAAGAAGGGAAAGTCTCTTCAGAACCTGTTG CAATTGACGCGCCAGGAGGTTTCCTTTTCGAATGGTGGTCTGTTTTTTGGGATATATTTATTGCTCGAACCAATGAAAAGCATTCAGAAGTTGCTGCCTCTTACATTGAG ACACAATTGATGAAAGCACGcgaacagcagcagcaacaacagccATCGTCTcaacaacctcagcaccaacaaccgCAATCGCAGCAGCAGCAGCCGCAACAGCAACATAGTGTGCAAATGCAACAACTCTTATTGCAACGGCACGctcaacaacagcagcaacagcagcagcagcaacagcagcagcagcagcagcagcaacagcctCCTCCGCAaccgcagcagcagcagcagcagcagcaaccgcAACAGAGAAGGGATGGTGGCGCGCACCTCCTTAATGGAAATGCAAACGGGCTTGTGGCCAATAATAATGACCCGCTTATGCGACAACAGAATCCTGGAACTGCCAATGCCTTGGCTGCAAAAATGTACGAAGAAAGGTTGAAACTGCCTGTTCAGAGAGATTCGTTGGATGATGCATCTATGAAG CAACGATTTGGTGAAAATATGAACCCACTTATGGATCCTAACCATGCCTCAATACTGAGGTCAGCTGCAGCTTCTGGCCAATCCTCAGG GCAAGGCTTACATGGTACAGCTGGTGCTATGTCCCCTCAAGTTCAAGGTCGTAATCAACAACTGCCTGGTTCCGCTCCG GACATTAAGAGCGAAATCAATCCAGTTTTACATCCTAGAGCTGGTGGACCAGAAGGATCATTAATGGGAATTCCCG GATCAAACCAAGGCAGTAATAATTTAACCTTAAAAGGATGGCCACTCACT GGGCTGGATCAGCTCCGTTCTGGACTTCTTCAGCAACAAAAGCCATATATACAGGCTCCCCAACCATTTCACCAACTTCAAATGCTACCCCAACACCAACAACAACTTATGCTTGCACAACATAGTTTGACATCTCCGTCCACAAGTGACGAAAGCAGGAGGCTGAGAATGCTTTTAAATAGCAGAAACATGGCTCTCGGAAAAGATAACTCCATTGGTGATGTCGTTTCAACCATCGGATCACCTTTACAAGGTGGAAACCCGATGATGCAACGTGATACAGATGTGCTTATTAAG TTGAAAATGGCTCAgttgcaacagcaacaacaacagcagaACAACCCTCAACAGCAGCACCTTCAGCAGCATACACTTTCAAATCCACAATCTCAGAGTTCAAATCATAATGTCCTTCAGCAAGATAAAATGGGTGGGGTTGGCAGTGTAACGATGGATGGTAGCATGTCAAACTCATTTCGAGGAAATGAGCAG GTTTTAAAAAACCAGACAGGGAGAAAAAGGAAACAGCCAGTGTCGTCTTCCGGTCCGGCAAACAGCACGGGAACTGCGAATACTGCCGGGCCTTCCCCCAGTTCAGCTCCGTCAACACCATCAACTCACACACCTGGAGATGTGATATCAATGCCTGCTAATATGCCCCACACTGGTACTTCTTCTTCCAAGCCTTTAATGATGTTTGGCTCTGATGGTCCTGTAACTCTTACCTCCCCTTCGAATCAGCTG GCTGATATGGATCATTTAGATGGATCACTTGAGGATAATGTGGAGTCTTTTTTATCCCATGATGACACAGATGCTAGAGATGCAATGGGTCGTTCTATGGATGTTAGCAAAG GATTCACGTTTACCGAGGTAACTGCTGTTCGAGCCAGTGCAAGCAAAGTCATCTGTTGCCACTTCTCATCAGATGGAAAATTGCTGGCAACTGGTGGTCATGATAAAAAG GCTGTATTATGGCACGCTGATTCGTTAAAGCCAAAAACTAGCCTGGAAGAACATACTGCATTGATAACCGATGTTAGGTTCAGTGCCAGTATGCCTCGTCTCGCAACATGTTCGTTTGACAAAACTGTTCGGGTTTGGGATGCtgacaat CCTGGTTATTCTTTACGCACCTTTACAGGGCATTCTAGCAATGTCATGTCCTTAGATTTCCATCCCAATAAAGATGATCTCATCTCCTCTTGTGATGCTGACGGTGAAATAAGATTTTGGAGTATCAACAACGGTAGCTGCTCAAGAGTTTTCAAG GGTGGAATGGCACAGATGAGATTTCAACCACGCCTGGGACGATATCTAGCAGCGGCTGCCGAGAATCTGGTGTCTATTCTGGATGTGGAAACACAAGCCGTGCGACACTCATTACAG GGACACACTAAACCAATTCATTCAGTGTGTTGGGATCCGACCGGCGAGTACTTAGCTTCTGTAAGTGAGGATTCTGTTAGGGTGTGGACGGTTGGAACAGGCAGCGAAGGTGACTGTGTTCATGAGCTGAGTTGTAACGGCAACAAATTCCACTCTTGCGTCTTTCATCCGTCCTATCCATCACTTCTTGTCATTGGATGTTACCAG TCTCTGGAACTATGGAACATGACGGAAAACAAGACGATGACCCTCCCAGCTCATGAAGGACTGATCGCTGCCTTAGCCGTGTCGAACCTTACAGGGCTTGTAGCTTCAGCTAGTCATGACAAGTTTGTCAAGCTTTGGAAATGA